The proteins below are encoded in one region of Neorhodopirellula lusitana:
- a CDS encoding DEAD/DEAH box helicase, which yields MSYSKGPRNSRPRRGSRPPRFEEEGDTIALLESVGPVETPPDMESFDELDLSPIMRKALVEAGFTKPSPIQAALIPHALAGTDVIGQARTGTGKTAAFSIPILEQLDSLEDCRDPQAIIIVPTRELADQVAGEAQRLAHGLPTEIAVLSGGKNMNRQLRQLENGVQIVVGTPGRVHDHLQRGTLRTDKVWCVVLDEADRMLDIGFRPQIERIMRKCPRNRQTLLLSATLPAVVRRLAESYMQEPVVIDCCRNEMAVETIEQRYFTIAQDRKVELIERLLEREDPEQAIVFCRTKRGTDRLYRHLARTYHGKCGAIHGDMQQRERDRVLQELRDRKLKILVATDVVGRGIDITTISHIVNFDVPQDCDDYVHRVGRTGRMGREGIAFTFVVPGEGEVLTSIEQRINKLLVRDTLEGFEPVVVAEPEPEVEVEQAPARKSLNPMNRKRKSRR from the coding sequence ATGAGTTATTCAAAAGGTCCCCGCAATTCACGCCCCCGCCGCGGTTCTCGACCGCCTCGCTTCGAAGAAGAAGGCGATACGATCGCGCTATTGGAATCCGTTGGCCCCGTGGAAACGCCTCCCGACATGGAGTCGTTTGACGAGCTGGATTTGTCGCCGATTATGCGAAAAGCGTTGGTAGAGGCTGGTTTTACGAAGCCTTCACCTATCCAAGCAGCGTTGATTCCGCACGCTTTGGCAGGAACCGACGTGATTGGTCAAGCTCGTACCGGGACGGGGAAAACAGCTGCGTTTTCGATCCCGATTCTGGAGCAGCTTGATTCGCTGGAGGATTGCCGGGATCCGCAAGCGATCATCATTGTGCCAACTCGCGAACTCGCCGATCAGGTGGCCGGCGAGGCACAGCGCCTAGCACACGGATTGCCAACGGAAATCGCAGTGCTTTCGGGCGGCAAGAATATGAACCGCCAGTTACGCCAACTGGAAAATGGCGTGCAGATCGTGGTGGGCACACCTGGCCGTGTGCATGATCACTTGCAGCGTGGAACGCTTCGGACCGACAAGGTTTGGTGCGTCGTACTAGACGAGGCCGACCGAATGCTGGATATCGGTTTTCGTCCGCAAATCGAGCGGATTATGCGTAAATGTCCACGAAATCGACAAACGTTGCTGTTGTCGGCGACCCTGCCAGCGGTGGTTCGCCGCCTAGCGGAAAGCTACATGCAGGAACCGGTTGTGATCGATTGCTGCCGCAATGAGATGGCTGTTGAAACAATTGAACAGCGCTACTTCACGATTGCCCAAGACCGAAAAGTGGAGTTGATCGAGCGGCTTTTGGAACGCGAAGATCCCGAACAAGCGATCGTCTTCTGTCGCACCAAGCGAGGCACGGATCGACTTTATCGCCATCTGGCACGCACTTATCACGGTAAGTGTGGCGCGATTCATGGGGACATGCAGCAACGCGAGCGAGACCGCGTATTGCAGGAATTACGTGATCGCAAGCTGAAGATTCTGGTTGCGACCGATGTGGTCGGTCGTGGGATCGACATCACGACGATTTCCCACATCGTCAATTTTGATGTGCCGCAAGATTGCGACGATTACGTGCACCGTGTCGGCCGGACTGGTCGGATGGGGCGCGAAGGGATTGCCTTCACGTTCGTCGTTCCTGGCGAAGGTGAGGTTTTGACCAGTATCGAGCAGCGGATCAACAAGTTGCTGGTACGTGACACGCTGGAAGGGTTTGAGCCTGTCGTCGTGGCAGAACCAGAGCCCGAAGTGGAAGTTGAGCAGGCTCCCGCTCGCAAAAGCTTGAATCCGATGAATCGCAAGCGTAAGAGTCGTCGTTAG
- the priA gene encoding replication restart helicase PriA, producing MTMLDSQLMLDSQPFVPEDRKNASVVSSAPFSQSTFPQTPSAPPAESSPAEFLNPTSVTVPSDSFPSDELFPPEPFKSQEEPSADAAQTELFETNPPPWELAVEDDVLLASIVFSKSPHGPYDYRIPDSLREDLKPGMRVGVPLGHRKKSTLGWCVAVKEGSAAHRKLRDVAELLDDTPLCDAALVRLVMWMGHYYQVPAGQVFDTLIPSSVRAGAGTRQTTYFTPAKDLTDEQISKLPAKQQAVVRLLISSGKPTTAAELAVAVGCTEDPIRRLRKKEILIPEVRREMHSNIRILAQHNDGERKQKLELTEQQQAALERINTAVDSGRGRTLLLHGVTGSGKTEVYIKAIEHVVSQAGSAIVMVPEISLTPQTRGRFESRFDSVAVLHSQMSPSERHYHWQRIRRGEVQVVIGPRSAVFAPLPNLGLIVLDEEHDTSFKQDSQPRYHARKVAHARAMALGIPLLLGSATPSMEAWHASQCGHAELISMPNRVANRPMPDVQLVDLRIRDERGGSGAISRPLHAAVLETIRDKGQAILLLNRRGFATTIQCPSCGHVVACPDCDMPLTHHRDGGKAMCHYCDYTIGTPPWCPACRFDGIRYGGLGTQKLEMEAKAKFPNARIARMDSDTMKRPGSHQRVLSEFRNGDIDMLLGTQMIAKGLDFPNVLLVGVINADSALHFPDFRAAERTFQLVTQVAGRTGRGDRGGRVIVQTFTPEHPAIQAASRHDYHKFVEEEMVNRRKFNYPPLGSVARIIIRGPLEDKTEAVADGILARLESARDLLGSEVRILGPAPPPIGRLRGKYRFHLLLQATEAAVVGETIRRALADFKTDPKDEIEFLVDIDPVNLL from the coding sequence ATGACAATGCTTGACTCCCAATTGATGCTTGATTCACAACCGTTTGTCCCAGAAGATCGTAAGAACGCCTCGGTGGTTTCATCGGCCCCGTTTTCGCAGTCAACATTTCCGCAGACACCGTCGGCCCCACCAGCAGAGTCGTCACCTGCTGAGTTCCTTAATCCAACCAGTGTCACCGTGCCGTCTGACTCCTTCCCATCCGATGAATTATTCCCGCCGGAACCATTCAAATCGCAAGAAGAGCCGTCCGCAGACGCCGCGCAAACGGAGCTTTTTGAGACCAACCCACCGCCTTGGGAGCTCGCGGTCGAAGACGACGTCCTGCTTGCTTCGATTGTCTTTTCTAAGTCGCCGCACGGCCCCTACGACTACCGCATCCCAGATTCCTTACGTGAAGACCTGAAGCCAGGCATGCGAGTCGGCGTGCCACTGGGCCATCGTAAGAAATCGACTTTGGGATGGTGCGTGGCCGTCAAAGAAGGCTCCGCGGCCCATCGCAAGCTACGCGACGTCGCTGAACTTCTGGACGACACACCGCTTTGCGATGCCGCTTTGGTGCGTTTGGTCATGTGGATGGGGCATTACTATCAAGTCCCCGCCGGCCAGGTGTTCGACACACTGATTCCTTCCAGTGTGCGTGCAGGCGCCGGCACACGACAGACCACCTATTTCACCCCCGCCAAAGACCTCACCGACGAACAGATTTCGAAGCTTCCCGCCAAACAACAAGCCGTTGTCAGACTCTTAATTTCAAGCGGGAAACCCACAACCGCTGCGGAATTGGCCGTTGCGGTGGGCTGCACGGAAGATCCCATTCGGCGGCTTCGCAAAAAAGAAATCCTGATCCCCGAAGTTCGTCGCGAGATGCACTCCAACATCCGCATCCTTGCCCAACACAACGACGGCGAACGCAAACAGAAGCTGGAACTAACCGAGCAACAACAAGCGGCGTTGGAACGAATCAACACCGCCGTGGACAGCGGGCGTGGACGCACGCTGTTACTGCATGGCGTGACGGGAAGCGGCAAGACCGAGGTCTACATCAAAGCGATTGAGCACGTCGTTTCTCAGGCGGGCTCCGCCATTGTCATGGTCCCCGAAATCAGCTTGACACCCCAAACTCGAGGCCGGTTCGAAAGCCGGTTTGATTCCGTGGCGGTGCTGCATTCCCAGATGTCGCCGTCGGAACGCCACTACCATTGGCAACGCATTCGTCGAGGCGAGGTGCAGGTTGTCATTGGACCTCGCAGTGCCGTCTTTGCACCGCTTCCGAACCTGGGGCTGATTGTCCTGGACGAAGAACACGACACGTCGTTCAAGCAAGACAGCCAGCCTCGCTACCATGCTCGCAAAGTTGCACATGCCCGCGCCATGGCACTGGGAATTCCGCTTTTGCTGGGCTCCGCAACTCCGTCAATGGAAGCCTGGCACGCTAGCCAATGCGGACACGCTGAATTGATCTCGATGCCCAACCGGGTTGCCAACCGCCCCATGCCCGATGTGCAACTCGTTGACCTGCGAATTCGTGATGAACGCGGCGGTAGTGGTGCGATCAGCCGCCCGTTACATGCGGCCGTTTTAGAAACCATTCGTGACAAAGGGCAAGCCATTCTGCTGCTTAACCGACGTGGATTCGCAACCACCATCCAATGCCCTTCGTGCGGTCACGTCGTGGCCTGTCCTGACTGCGACATGCCATTGACTCACCACCGTGACGGCGGCAAAGCGATGTGCCATTACTGCGACTACACCATCGGCACGCCGCCGTGGTGTCCGGCCTGCCGATTCGATGGAATTCGCTACGGAGGACTGGGAACACAAAAGCTTGAAATGGAAGCCAAGGCGAAGTTCCCTAACGCGAGAATCGCGCGCATGGATAGCGATACCATGAAGCGTCCGGGAAGCCATCAACGCGTGCTCTCGGAATTCCGCAACGGTGATATCGACATGCTGCTTGGCACCCAGATGATTGCGAAGGGTTTGGACTTTCCCAACGTGTTGCTCGTCGGCGTGATCAATGCCGATTCCGCTTTGCACTTCCCCGACTTCCGAGCCGCCGAGCGAACCTTCCAGCTCGTCACTCAGGTTGCCGGACGGACCGGACGAGGCGACCGCGGTGGACGCGTGATCGTGCAAACATTCACCCCCGAACACCCCGCGATCCAAGCCGCTTCCCGCCACGACTATCACAAGTTCGTCGAGGAAGAGATGGTCAATCGGCGAAAATTCAATTACCCGCCTCTCGGCAGCGTTGCGAGGATCATCATCCGCGGTCCCCTCGAAGACAAAACCGAAGCGGTTGCCGACGGCATCCTGGCGAGACTCGAATCAGCGCGTGACCTGCTCGGCTCGGAAGTCAGAATCCTGGGCCCGGCCCCACCTCCGATCGGAAGATTGAGAGGAAAATATCGCTTTCACCTTCTTCTACAAGCCACCGAAGCCGCGGTCGTGGGCGAGACGATCCGGCGTGCATTGGCTGACTTCAAGACGGACCCCAAGGACGAAATTGAGTTTTTGGTCGACATCGATCCTGTCAATCTGCTCTAG
- a CDS encoding serine/threonine-protein kinase — MTTNTPTNSQEYGFLKPSPHPGDLGTLGNYRILGELGKGGMGYVFRAEDTVLERAVALKVMNQKIASTSNSRERFIQEARAMAAVHHDNVVVIFEVGTHDNTPFMAMEMLRGETLEAVNKRKEGRDFRTVIDYASQISRGLAAAHAKGIVHRDIKPANIWIEEGSGRVKILDFGLALAQSPLDEFTGVGSVCGTPGYLTPEQARSDPLDARSDLYSLGVVLYEMCTGRLPIQCSAIAEQLVGLLAHTPKPLRDLNPDIPQPLADLIHQLLEKEPGERPASASALEEQLKKVAVECEAKTEVAMSLNKLQASLKEVVNKQTTDVEPVVKVVEQLPAFDTLDPLSIPSSPTNLPGPPIKPVAAPATFQRVHPASSPRPAKKPTTAAPPTSPLVWVAAGIAATLAAVGIGAWLIWPDSSSAPIVVSVPNTNNAQDTPSTSDQQPQQNTPRASDKQRNKSRNSQQNNAATDNNNRVVDDPQVTASPEDTASQQDMVFSEDTVFPQDNEFPQDNEPTQEEPTQPEPSPSIITETPSIDQPESILDAPSMTTEPSPPESTVPTKNLVLNTTEGTGADSTVRRNSPSNSYGLKPALAVHTKNGEETQHVYLRFDLKSLPVDRKEALQVALSLTLLKTPLPPSTELRLYGSDADAAERWREEGSAAITWNNSFSGPGLEKSLPLLVDLTSEDLIVKSKQVFFTSDKLTDFVRNSKGRSVTLVVAGSNSDNLAVLFVSRDKDAERAPALILKVPDN; from the coding sequence ATGACCACCAACACGCCCACCAACTCACAAGAATACGGTTTTCTAAAACCGTCGCCGCACCCAGGTGACCTGGGAACGCTGGGGAACTATCGAATCCTCGGCGAGCTCGGCAAGGGTGGCATGGGGTATGTATTCCGAGCCGAAGACACAGTGCTGGAACGTGCGGTCGCCTTGAAGGTGATGAATCAAAAGATCGCCTCGACCTCCAACAGTCGCGAGCGGTTCATCCAAGAAGCACGCGCGATGGCCGCCGTGCACCACGACAACGTCGTCGTGATCTTTGAAGTCGGCACCCATGACAACACTCCGTTCATGGCTATGGAGATGCTTCGTGGCGAGACCCTTGAAGCGGTCAACAAACGCAAAGAAGGTCGCGACTTCCGAACCGTGATCGACTACGCCTCGCAAATCTCACGTGGACTCGCCGCAGCCCATGCGAAAGGCATCGTTCACCGCGATATCAAACCAGCCAATATTTGGATTGAAGAAGGTAGCGGCCGCGTCAAAATTCTCGACTTCGGTCTCGCCCTCGCACAATCACCACTGGACGAATTCACTGGCGTCGGATCCGTCTGCGGAACCCCAGGATACCTCACACCCGAGCAGGCACGCAGTGATCCCCTCGATGCCCGCAGTGACTTGTATAGCCTGGGCGTTGTCCTGTACGAGATGTGCACCGGACGCCTACCGATTCAGTGTTCCGCGATCGCCGAACAACTCGTCGGTTTACTTGCGCACACACCCAAGCCACTACGAGACCTGAACCCGGACATCCCGCAACCGCTGGCCGACCTGATTCATCAGCTCTTGGAAAAAGAGCCGGGTGAGCGGCCCGCCTCGGCATCCGCATTGGAAGAGCAACTCAAAAAGGTAGCCGTCGAGTGCGAGGCGAAAACCGAAGTAGCGATGTCCCTGAATAAGCTACAAGCCAGTTTGAAAGAAGTCGTTAACAAGCAGACAACCGACGTTGAACCCGTAGTGAAAGTCGTCGAGCAACTTCCAGCCTTCGATACTCTCGACCCGCTGTCCATTCCCTCCTCACCAACCAACCTGCCCGGACCACCGATCAAACCGGTCGCCGCCCCGGCCACGTTTCAACGAGTTCATCCCGCGTCGTCCCCCCGCCCCGCTAAAAAGCCGACAACCGCCGCACCACCCACCAGCCCTCTGGTTTGGGTTGCCGCTGGAATCGCGGCCACACTCGCAGCTGTCGGAATCGGAGCATGGCTCATTTGGCCAGACTCGTCATCGGCGCCCATCGTGGTCTCAGTCCCCAACACAAACAACGCCCAAGACACCCCCAGCACATCGGATCAACAACCACAACAAAACACCCCACGTGCTTCAGACAAACAGCGAAACAAGTCACGCAACAGCCAGCAGAACAACGCCGCGACAGACAACAACAATCGAGTCGTCGACGATCCACAAGTCACAGCGTCCCCGGAAGACACAGCGTCCCAACAAGACATGGTCTTTTCAGAGGACACAGTTTTCCCACAAGACAACGAATTCCCACAAGACAACGAGCCAACTCAGGAAGAACCAACTCAGCCCGAGCCGTCACCTTCGATAATCACGGAAACGCCGTCCATCGATCAACCTGAATCCATACTGGATGCCCCGTCCATGACGACGGAGCCCTCACCACCGGAATCGACGGTCCCCACCAAAAACCTGGTCCTCAACACAACCGAAGGAACAGGAGCTGATTCAACCGTGCGTCGGAACTCTCCGTCAAACTCTTACGGGCTGAAGCCCGCCTTGGCGGTTCACACCAAGAATGGTGAGGAAACACAACACGTCTATTTACGATTCGATCTCAAATCACTTCCCGTTGACCGCAAAGAAGCACTGCAGGTTGCCCTTTCGCTCACCCTCCTCAAGACACCTCTTCCACCCAGCACCGAACTTCGACTCTACGGTAGCGACGCCGATGCGGCCGAACGTTGGCGAGAGGAAGGTTCCGCAGCGATCACCTGGAACAATTCCTTTTCGGGCCCTGGTCTCGAAAAATCGTTGCCGCTACTGGTCGACCTCACCAGTGAAGACCTGATCGTCAAAAGCAAGCAGGTCTTCTTCACCAGTGACAAGCTGACTGATTTCGTACGAAACTCCAAAGGACGCTCGGTCACTCTGGTAGTCGCCGGAAGCAACAGCGATAACTTGGCTGTTCTTTTCGTGAGCCGCGATAAGGATGCCGAACGAGCTCCCGCATTGATCTTAAAAGTTCCCGACAATTAG
- a CDS encoding alpha/beta hydrolase, which translates to MTLDTQCRQFLDAIAKAKRPPWNELGVSESRAIFTNLKDAFGEGPPMHSVDERWLTRPAPNADSSIGNVGSPDSNPTVRVRIHRPTDASTGPSQASPAWMLFHGGGWILGDLDSHDTMARRLAESSNAVVISVDYRRAPEHVHPIPILDCYAATWAVIDQAENLGIDRNRVSLIGDSAGGHLAASVASLSTTKHPCSIHQLTMLYPVISPSLDTPSYLEFAEGFGLQRSTMQWFWENYAGTPMDAITADPTTATPLDLMNCNIASFPPTHVITAQYDVLRDEGICFANRLREAGVPTTHQNYDGVIHGFIHFAGVISAGERAFQDFAKQPPQTPPQTPSETL; encoded by the coding sequence ATGACTCTAGATACCCAGTGTCGCCAATTTCTTGACGCGATCGCAAAAGCCAAACGCCCACCCTGGAACGAGCTAGGCGTCAGCGAATCGCGGGCTATTTTCACCAACTTGAAAGATGCGTTTGGCGAAGGCCCCCCGATGCATTCGGTGGACGAGCGATGGCTGACCAGGCCGGCACCCAACGCCGATTCAAGTATCGGAAATGTCGGTTCGCCCGATTCAAATCCAACCGTCCGCGTTCGCATTCACCGACCGACCGATGCGAGCACTGGCCCGTCGCAGGCTTCACCCGCTTGGATGCTTTTTCATGGTGGAGGATGGATCCTTGGCGATCTCGATTCGCATGACACCATGGCTCGCCGACTGGCTGAATCCTCCAACGCAGTGGTGATCTCGGTCGACTACCGCCGCGCCCCCGAGCACGTTCACCCGATTCCCATCCTCGACTGCTACGCCGCCACATGGGCTGTCATCGATCAGGCGGAAAACCTCGGTATCGATCGCAATCGCGTTTCGCTAATCGGCGACAGTGCCGGCGGCCACCTCGCCGCCAGCGTCGCATCGCTGTCGACAACCAAACACCCATGTAGCATTCATCAACTCACGATGCTGTACCCCGTCATCTCCCCGTCGCTGGACACGCCGTCTTACCTTGAGTTTGCCGAGGGCTTCGGTCTCCAACGATCCACCATGCAGTGGTTTTGGGAAAACTACGCCGGAACACCAATGGATGCGATCACAGCCGATCCGACGACGGCAACGCCACTGGACCTAATGAACTGCAACATCGCATCCTTCCCACCCACGCATGTCATCACCGCTCAATACGACGTGCTGCGAGATGAAGGGATCTGCTTCGCCAATCGACTTCGCGAAGCAGGTGTCCCCACTACCCACCAAAACTACGATGGCGTCATCCATGGCTTCATCCACTTCGCCGGGGTGATCAGCGCTGGCGAACGAGCGTTCCAAGACTTCGCAAAGCAACCGCCCCAGACGCCTCCTCAGACGCCCTCTGAAACGCTCTAG
- a CDS encoding pyruvate kinase, producing the protein MWNSAILVRKKQMLGDRVLSKLVCFASVLFSLTASCCVASSVAAQTNATVSQTSFARTPVSLIPPGTKFTDQAPENWSHLISFVRGKLTHGDVDAVTETVRYYGELFNLVMLANVQKNASHKYTLDQVAVGFSMNIDGKNVIVDSATEGELGGNLSMIGRGVLDRNVAALSQVEQVARTPNSLVLDAPATLLRDGEHREMVVRYYIWVFPENGNLGTLVWLLDPIQHGQVLTVADKTVQLLPPNMWEDRIMNVKKSEFNFVGLPTKKAFALVQIPQGTAFEMSQAMQAVAAEKNYTADTLAELTAAIAETLKAGAKH; encoded by the coding sequence ATGTGGAATTCAGCCATTCTTGTCCGCAAGAAACAAATGCTCGGCGATCGTGTTCTTAGCAAGCTTGTTTGCTTCGCCAGCGTGTTGTTTTCGCTGACGGCTAGTTGCTGTGTCGCGTCGTCAGTCGCGGCTCAAACGAACGCAACCGTTTCCCAAACTTCGTTTGCAAGGACCCCGGTATCTTTGATTCCGCCCGGCACGAAGTTCACGGATCAAGCACCGGAAAACTGGTCTCACCTGATTTCGTTTGTGCGTGGGAAATTGACGCACGGCGACGTCGACGCTGTCACCGAAACGGTTCGGTACTACGGTGAGCTTTTCAATCTGGTCATGCTTGCCAACGTTCAAAAGAATGCAAGTCACAAGTACACGCTGGACCAAGTTGCAGTTGGTTTTTCGATGAACATTGACGGCAAGAATGTCATCGTCGATTCGGCAACCGAAGGTGAGTTGGGTGGTAATCTGTCGATGATTGGACGAGGCGTGCTGGACCGGAACGTGGCGGCGTTGTCGCAAGTGGAACAGGTTGCTCGTACGCCGAACTCGTTGGTGCTTGATGCTCCGGCGACTCTGCTGCGAGATGGTGAGCACCGCGAAATGGTGGTTCGCTATTACATTTGGGTGTTCCCTGAAAATGGCAACTTGGGAACGCTGGTTTGGCTATTGGATCCGATTCAGCATGGGCAAGTTCTGACTGTCGCTGATAAGACGGTACAACTGCTGCCGCCCAACATGTGGGAAGATCGCATCATGAACGTGAAGAAAAGTGAGTTCAATTTCGTGGGGCTGCCCACCAAAAAGGCATTTGCCTTGGTGCAAATTCCACAGGGAACCGCGTTTGAAATGTCGCAGGCGATGCAAGCGGTGGCGGCGGAAAAAAACTACACGGCGGACACGCTGGCGGAGTTGACCGCCGCGATTGCAGAAACTCTGAAGGCCGGTGCGAAGCATTAG
- a CDS encoding GDP-mannose 4,6-dehydratase — MSTYLVTGCAGFIANEVASQLLEAGHRVVGIDNLNDYYDVRLKEHRLERLLEHPSGQFEMVRGDIESIDTLKAVFDSNAFDGVLNLAARAGVRYSMQNPHVYMTTNAMGSLNLLDQMQKHGVKKYVLASTSSLYAGQPMPFVETLPVNTPISPYAASKKSAEAMAFSYHHLYDIDVSVCRYFTVYGPAGRPDMCIFRFIKWIHEGTPIELFGDGEQSRDFTFVSDIAAGTIAALKPVGYEVVNLGGGGTPVSLNDVIAGLERRLNKKAEINYKEFHKADIKTTSADISKAKELIGWVPKVELDEGLDASVDWYLKNLPWSGQLELP, encoded by the coding sequence ATGTCTACTTATCTCGTCACCGGATGTGCCGGTTTTATCGCTAACGAAGTCGCTTCACAGTTGCTGGAAGCCGGACACCGGGTTGTCGGAATCGATAACCTTAACGATTACTACGATGTGCGGCTGAAAGAACACCGTTTGGAGCGATTGCTTGAGCACCCCAGCGGCCAGTTCGAAATGGTGCGTGGCGATATTGAAAGCATCGACACTCTTAAGGCTGTTTTTGATTCCAATGCATTTGACGGCGTGTTGAATCTGGCTGCTCGCGCTGGTGTGCGATACAGCATGCAGAATCCACACGTCTACATGACGACCAATGCAATGGGCAGTTTGAATCTGTTGGACCAGATGCAGAAGCATGGTGTCAAGAAGTATGTGCTGGCGTCGACGTCGTCGTTGTATGCTGGCCAGCCGATGCCGTTTGTGGAGACGCTGCCGGTTAACACTCCGATTTCACCGTACGCGGCGAGCAAGAAGTCTGCCGAAGCGATGGCGTTTTCTTATCACCATCTGTACGACATCGACGTATCGGTATGCCGTTACTTCACCGTGTACGGACCGGCAGGGCGTCCGGATATGTGTATCTTCCGATTCATCAAGTGGATTCACGAAGGGACACCGATCGAGTTGTTTGGTGATGGGGAACAGTCTCGCGACTTCACGTTTGTGTCCGACATCGCGGCGGGAACGATCGCGGCACTGAAGCCGGTTGGCTATGAAGTTGTCAATCTGGGCGGAGGTGGCACACCGGTGTCTTTGAATGACGTCATTGCTGGCCTTGAGCGACGACTCAACAAGAAGGCGGAGATTAACTACAAAGAGTTTCACAAGGCGGACATCAAGACCACGTCAGCTGATATCAGCAAGGCGAAGGAGTTGATTGGTTGGGTGCCCAAGGTTGAGCTTGATGAGGGTCTTGATGCGTCGGTGGACTGGTATTTGAAGAATCTGCCCTGGTCGGGTCAGCTTGAATTGCCATAA
- the wecB gene encoding non-hydrolyzing UDP-N-acetylglucosamine 2-epimerase produces the protein MKRPKIAVFFGTRPEAIKMAPLVSALAQDDRFNLLSISTGQHREMLDQVIRIFELPVHHDLDVMTPGQSLASLSARLMTKIDSVLEIEQPDFALVQGDTTTVLMASLACFYRHIPVGHVEAGLRTGNLASPFPEEANRVLASSLATLHFPPTTTSEQNLLAENRSPDRVFVTGNTVIDALHLEVQRQQNPAIKEEIERTLGDLLPSDWRSTRNVLITGHRRENFGSGFTAICDAIARLATRFPEVRFIYPVHLNPNVQVPVQASLGKLNNVFLLPPQSYRPFVALMRQCTLVLTDSGGVQEEAPSLGKPVLVMRDTTERPEGVTAGTVKLVGPVKDNIVHHVSELLTQPSIYDAMAKATNPYGDGQASSRILNAVATLLQV, from the coding sequence GTGAAACGACCTAAAATCGCCGTATTCTTCGGCACCCGGCCCGAAGCGATCAAAATGGCCCCCCTGGTGTCGGCCCTCGCCCAGGACGATCGGTTCAACCTGCTTTCGATCTCCACCGGGCAACACCGTGAAATGCTGGACCAGGTGATTCGCATTTTCGAGCTACCGGTTCATCACGACTTGGATGTGATGACGCCGGGCCAGTCGCTCGCGTCGCTATCAGCTCGACTGATGACGAAAATTGATTCGGTTTTGGAAATCGAACAACCCGATTTCGCCCTCGTCCAAGGTGACACGACGACCGTCTTGATGGCTTCGCTAGCGTGTTTTTATCGCCACATCCCGGTCGGACATGTCGAAGCCGGACTGCGGACCGGCAATCTGGCCAGTCCTTTCCCAGAGGAAGCCAACCGCGTTTTAGCCAGCTCACTCGCCACCCTGCACTTCCCACCGACCACCACCAGCGAGCAAAACCTCCTCGCCGAAAATCGATCGCCCGACCGTGTCTTTGTCACGGGCAATACCGTCATCGACGCATTGCATCTGGAAGTCCAACGTCAACAGAATCCCGCCATTAAGGAAGAGATCGAGCGAACACTCGGCGATCTCCTACCCAGCGACTGGCGGTCCACTCGAAACGTCTTGATCACAGGACACCGACGCGAAAACTTTGGCAGCGGGTTCACCGCCATTTGTGACGCCATTGCCCGGCTCGCCACACGGTTCCCTGAAGTTCGTTTCATTTACCCAGTGCACCTCAACCCCAACGTTCAGGTGCCCGTTCAAGCATCACTCGGCAAGCTCAACAATGTGTTCCTCTTGCCACCGCAATCTTATCGACCGTTCGTTGCTTTGATGCGCCAATGCACCCTAGTACTCACCGACTCGGGCGGCGTGCAAGAAGAAGCTCCCAGCCTTGGCAAGCCCGTGCTTGTCATGCGAGACACCACCGAACGCCCCGAAGGGGTCACGGCTGGAACCGTCAAACTGGTAGGCCCCGTGAAAGACAACATTGTCCACCATGTCAGCGAACTGCTGACGCAACCAAGCATCTATGACGCAATGGCGAAAGCCACCAATCCTTACGGCGATGGCCAAGCGAGCAGCCGGATACTCAACGCCGTTGCAACGTTGCTTCAGGTTTAG